The following coding sequences are from one Rhineura floridana isolate rRhiFlo1 chromosome 2, rRhiFlo1.hap2, whole genome shotgun sequence window:
- the LOC133376896 gene encoding uncharacterized protein LOC133376896 — MSKEESVSPSYVCQGTWFSIRVDLRIREGFFAVVYRNLSCKYPVHVTTGLECLHLVLGQWDRLGILLVYSPPRCPTDSLAELTELVSGVLLRSPRLLVLGDVNIHAKATLSRAAQDFMVSMTTMGLSQYAIGPTHVAGHTLDLVFATGHGVGDLNVGGLTSVPLSWTDHCLLKFRLTVAFPLCKGRGPIKLVHPHRLMDPDGFQRALVNFPADRAGAPVETLVELWNTEMIQAVDMIAPQRPLLCRARTAPWYTPELRVMKQYRRRLECRWRRTPGGCNYTLVSAYDKLYLGAVRTAKKQYFAATIKSSICRPAELFRIVWGLLHSGPRDMVEPSEACCNEFARHFQDKIFSIRQDLDSSVIAGESNEVSRAQPCPDFLDEFQLVQLEDVDKVLGQVCATISMLDPCPYWLIKASRDGTAGWAREVINASL, encoded by the coding sequence atgagcaaggaggagtcagtctctcccagctatgtctgccagggtacctggttcagcatcagagtAGACCTGAGGATCAGGGAGGGGTtttttgctgtggtctataggaaccTCTCCTGCAagtaccctgtccatgtgactactggtctggagtgtttgcaccttgtgttgggtcagtgggacagactggggattctgttggtgtatagcccaccccgctgcccaacagactccctagctgagctgacagagctggtctcgggtgtactgttgagatcccccagactgttggttctgggggatgtcaacatccatgccaaggccaccttatctaGGGCGGcgcaggatttcatggtctccatgacaaccatgggattgtcccaatatgccattggcccaacacatgtagcagggcacactctagatttggtttttgcaactggacatggagttggtgatctgaatgtggggggccttacatcggtccctctgtcatggacagatcactgcttgctgaagtttaggcttacagtggcttttcccctctgcaagggtaggggacctattaagttggtccacccccacagactaatggatccggatggtttccaaagggctctggtgaattttccagctgatagggctggcgctcctgttgaaaccctggttgaactgtggaatacagaaatgatccaggcggttgacatgattgctcctcagcgccctctcctgtgtagagctcgtacggctccatggtataccccagagctgagagtgatgaaacaatataggagacggcttgagtgcagatggagacgaactcctggtggatgcaattacacactggtaagtgcctatgataagctatatttaggggcagtgaggacagcaaaaaaacagtattttgctgccactatcaaatcatcaatctgccgcccagcggagcttttcagaattgtctgggggctattacactctggccccagggacatggtagaaccatctgaggcctgttgtaatgaatttgctaggcacttccaggataaaatctttagcatccgccaggacttagactccagtgttatagcaggtgaatcaaacgaggtatccagagcacagccttgtcctgatttcttggatgagtttcagctggtacagcttgaggacgttgacaaggtgcttgggcaggtttgtgcaaccatttctatgctggatccttgcccttattggctaataaaagctagcagggatggaacagccggctgggccagggaagtgattaatgcctctctgtga